The sequence below is a genomic window from Serinus canaria isolate serCan28SL12 chromosome 4A, serCan2020, whole genome shotgun sequence.
GCCCTCAAAGGTGGCTGAAGCTGAGCTCCTCCTGAAGGAGGTCTGggccagctcagggctggattAGCAGGTGCCTGTAAAGGAGGAACTGCTGCTGAAGCAAAAGGGTTGAAACGTGAGCAAAAGAGCAAACCTTGAAAAGAGCAAACCTTGCTCATGCATCAAACCTCAGCTGAAAAGCCAGGGTGAGAGTGGAGTGTCTATTCCAGTCAATATTCCCTTCCTTTAATGCTCTTTTGGGTGCAGTGTCAGGCTCAGGGGTGCCACAAGAGCAGGGAGTGCCCGTGGTACCCCGTCTGtgtctgttttccttccctcaccctgggctctgcccacctccccctgtgccaggtgctctACAGAGAGCCTGGATTTGGAGGGGTTCTGGTCCTTTGGGGTACCCAGCTGGGGCCCTGGTGCAGGAGGAGAGACCCCTAGGAGAACAGAAGCTGAACACAGGACCTGAGACACTGGACCTTGGCTGGACCCTgctcccaggtgtgtcctggctgccagagctgcaggaaggagcagcagcttctccctgagctgtgcccaggagcgGCTGTTCGGGAGCAGGGGGCGGGGGAAGCACAGGGGGCCCTTCTCCACCTCCTTCCACGCTTTTCCCTGAGGATCCTGGAGGCTCACGCTGGCCTGGGCATAGTGGgaactgctggagcaggagcagaaagagGAGTATGAGcgagagcaggagcaggggcaggagtaGGAGGAGGAACAGGAACCGAGGtaggagcaggagcagaaacaggagtaggagctggagcagggacaggagctggagcaggagtaATAGCAGGACCAAgaaaaggaggagcagcaggagcagcggcagcggcagcagcaggagcaggatcaATCCCTGGGCCGGCTCCTGCCCGGCGCCCCGGGTGTGATGAGCTCTCCAGGCCTCAGCGCCGCTCCCGGTGTCTCCCTGCCCGCCCCTCACGGcctccagccccctgctcctcGCCCAGAGCTGCCCGTCCTTCTCTCGGATCTCGCCTTACCTGGCGGCCGCGGGGGCCGGGGGGGGTCCCCGGGAGGCCCCGCTCCTGCTCCCGGCGCAGCGCTTTGCATTTGTGCCTGGGAAATACCCAGCCGGCGTTTTATCGGCGCGGCTGATAAATATTGCATCGCCCGCGATCTTGGCGGAGCGGGGGCACGGCGGCACCGGCCCCGGCACCGGGCACGGGCCGGGGGGGGCGCGGGGGAGCCTCGGGAGCGGCTCCGGCTGCGAGGGGGAGCCGCGGAAAGGGGGGGGCCGGGGCCCCGCTAATGCTGCGCGGAGCCGGTCCGGCCCCCCCCCGGGCAGCACTCAGCATCCCGCCTCATTAAAGTTTCATCGGCAGCGCTCGGCCAAGGTCTATTTATGAAAATGCGCTTTTCGCTGCATGGAGAAAACAGAGAGGGAGCGCAAGAACAAAGGGATGGGCTTAGGGAAGCGCCCGGGAATAAAGAGAGATGTGCGGGACGGGGTGCGGGAATCCCACGGTGCGGACCGGGGGCAGACAGGGCTCTGCCGGCCACCGCCGAGCTGGCCCCGCTCGCCCAGGCGGAGCAACTCCTCCGACAGTTCCTTCGGGCACCGCAcaatttcccctcttttctttctttttttttttttttgttttgggtttggttttgttttttgttttttggtttttttttttttttttggtgggttttcgtttgtttgtttgctttttgtttcttttctttacttctttgTGGAGtttagggttttgtttgtttctttcttttctttacttctttgTGGAGTTtagagttttgtttgtttgtaattttgtttggtttgttttacgGTTTTTattgcttgtttggttttggttttattttatttcacttcatttcaTTAGTTCACTTTCATTCATTTCACTtccttttaatatatttcactTTATCGTATTTCATTcccctttattttatttcatttcattttattctcttttattttttcttgttctacTTTGGTTTTCCCCTGTAAAAACCGCAGGGTCCCGGTTGTCGGGCTTCAACGTGcgtttgattatttttttccccccgaATAagttataaaacaaaacaacaattaaaaagtcacccccaaacaaaaatccaagcaaacaaaaacccttcaaacaaaaataaaagaaaaccacctcaaacaaagaaaactaaCAAAAATCGTTTGGTTTTAGCCCTTTTCTCCGCGTGTCCCCGGGACGGAGCGGACCCGCAGGTTCTGATCCCCGAGGACCGAAGGGACCCCCCGGTCCCACCCGCCGGGAGTTGAAGTGCGTTTGGGGAGCGGAGCCGGGGAAGGCGAATGTCCCTTTCGGAGTCGGGGGGGGGACAGGGTCACCTGGGGCTGACAGGGGCACCCGGGGGTGTCCCCCGCGGGCTGAGGGCTCAGGggggcggcccggccccgccgcccttCACAGGAGCTCCCGGCTGCTGCGGGCAGCGCTGCAATGACCCCCGGCCGCGGGAGCGACCACCGGGCTGCGGGGGAGACCCCCGGGCGGGGAAGGGCCAAAAACGTCGCGATGGCCGGAGGGGAGCCAGGACCCCCGGTCCCCGCGGGGCCACCCCAGCCCCGTCCCGCGTGGGCACGAGCGGCTCTGCCTCCCCCCGGGTCGTTCTGTCCGTGCCCATCCCCGCGGGGCACCGGCCGTGGGCTGCAGGAGCCGCCCGGGAGTCCCGCGAAAGCGGCCCCGGGCCGGGGGCTCCCCGGAGCCGCAGTaactgcaggaggcaggagggtgAGGTAAAACGTGCATGATTTATTTGAAATGCTGCAGCGTACATAGACACCAAAATTTCattcagcacacacacagcGGAACGAAATCTCATttaattcaaaaaataaaattaaaaaaaccccaaaaataaaaggaggaaaatttcTCTATTAAATATGCAAAGGAAAGGGGGGGAAATAAGAGTTTTCTTGCCTTCGAAAGTGCAGAGTTCCCTTGGCGCAGAGGCAGCCGCTccgaggccgggccgggctccgTCCCCGCTGCCTCgggccgctcccgccgctccgCTGAGCCCCAAGGACGTGATTGTCGAAGCTTAGGATTTTAGACAGTGAAAACCATACAGAAATCGAATGGTTGGAGTGAAACCAACGCAAAATAAATCTCCATTTCCCCGAACAAACCGCgactccagggatgggccaattttttttttctttcttttttagtactttctcctttttttatcctttttaacacttttttttttttcaatttagcCGATGAGGTAGAAACAGAAATGGTACTGCAAAAATGCGATGGGTTTGCGGGGGGCAGGGGAAAGAACAAAACcatgcaggtgtgtgtgtgtgcgggGACCCTGGCGGCGGGGAGCACCCCGGGTTTACAGCTGGCTTTCAGCTCGTTTCCTTTAtcttttccttgcctttttttttttttttttttttttttttttaagaagagcGGACACAGAGGAGCGAGCAGCGCCACGGCCCCCAAGCCGGGAGGGGCTGTGACAAAGACCCACCGGGCTCTCGCTGCGGCTGCCCTGACTCCGGGCACCCCCAAACTTCCACCTTGGCCTTTTCggtttgtctttttcctttctctccatctttttttttttctccagttttatCTACAAAAGCAGTCTGTACCAGTCAGAACAGCGGGGCCACTTTGCCCAGGGGTGAGGAGCAGGCACCAAACTGTTCACTTTGCTTTGGGCGCGTTTccctttattttaaagtttattttgcctttttttttttttttttgtttgtttgtttgttttctttttttttcaatgtttttaaccaaaaaaaaaaaaaaaaaagccgaCAACCCCAAGCCCTGTTTAGGACGGGACGGAGGGGCGGTCGGGAGGGCAGCACCCCCCGCACcgctgcctccccagccccctcctcaGTAGGTGGCAGAAAATTTcatccttttctgcttctgtctctGATTGCAAAACCAGACCCGCACCACGTTCTTCTTCAAGTCTAACTTCTCGGCGATGGCGGCGATTTTCTCGGAGGAGGGCCGAGGCTGGACGGCGAAATAGGCCTCGAGCGAGCGCTTCTCGGGGGCGGCGATGGACGTGCGCTTGCGCTTCTTGTCCCCCCCCGTGTAGATCTCGGGTTTGGTCATTTTCTCCCGCTGCGCCCTCTCCGCCTCCTCCAGCCACGCTTCCAGGATGGGCTTGAGGGCCACCATGTTGTTGTGGGACAAGGTGAGCGACTCGAACCTGCAGATGGTGCTTTGGCTAAGGCAGCCCACCCCCGGGATCTTCAGGTTGGCCAGCGCGGAGCCCACGTCCGCCTGGGTGACCCCCAGCTTGATCCTCCGCTGCTTGAAGCGCTCGGCGAAGGACTCGAGCTCCCGAGGGTCCGTCTCCGTCTCGGGGCCGGAGATGACGGCGTGGGACGCGAGGCCGTGGGGGTGGGACATGTTCATGGGCTGGGAGTGGTGGGCCATGTGGTTGATGGCCGACATGTGGGAGTGCGGGTGCGAAGGCGTGGAGCTCACGTCGGGGCCCGGCACCCCTCCGAGCGGGAGGGCGGAGTTGAGGTGGTCCAGCAGCTCCCCGTCCAGGCCCTGCGagggctggtggtggtggtggtgggggtgGTGCGTGGTCAGCACGGACGGGTGGTGCAGGTGGACGGAGGACGAGGTAGGAGTGCAGGACACGCTGCTCATGGTGTGGTAGGTGGCGTCGGGCTTGAAGGGGTGGGTTTTCTGCGACACGATATCCACGGCGGCCAGAGCCTCGGCCCCCCGCAGCAGCGTCTCGTCAAAGCCCGCAAAGATGTTCCCCTGGATCTGCAcggaggggcggggggggagAAAAGCGGGAgtgaaaacaaacccagagagCGGGAGAGGATTAAAGGGGAGCAGCGTGACGGAgatcctgctctgccccacGGGCTCTGCCGGGGACAGGTAACGCGAACCGAGCGCTGCCCGAGCCCCCAGATAAAGGCACCGCGGTGCCGGACACCGAGCGCTCTCCCTCCGAGTCGGGCACCCGCTCTGCCCTCCGAGGCGACCTGCCCGAAGCAGAGGCAGCGGCAGAGGCCGGAGGCGTCGGGGGTCCCGCAGCCCGCGCTGTTCCAGCGCTCGCACGGAGCGGGGCGGGACGGCCGGAGCTCCCcgacccccagagccccctgccccGGGAACAGCCCTCCgccggccgggcccggcgccCCGGAGGAGGCAGGACGGGAAGGACCgaccccccaaacccaaccaaaacctAAAtccaaagggaaagcagagtAAGTTGGCGAGGGACGGCGGGCACGGAACCTCCCGAAAGCCGTGCTGGGGCTTACCTGGGGGGCGGGCAGACAGGCTCTGCGGATGGCTTCGGAGCTGGTGTGCAGGTGCGGGTACTTGGGCTCGTGCAGGATGGGGTGCATGCTGAACGCCTGCTTGCTGTTCATGGACATCATGGtgggagcggagcggggccggcctgggcagggcaggggagtgCGCTCCGGGCACCCGGCTCGGGGGCGCGGTATTGTCTGGCTCCGCCGCCCGGCATCAATAGCATTATAGCCCGGCCCCCCCGCCCACCGGGAGGGGCCCGCGAGGTCCCTCCCACCGCCCGCCCCCGGGCAGTGAGCTCACCCCCCTCAAACCGGGGCTCAGCCCCCCTCCGCCTGTGGTACTCCCTCCCCAAATCTGGCCTCCCCCGATCCGGTAGTAACTCCCCCCAAAACCAGAGCTCCCCACCTGTGAGTGAGTCCCCCCAAACAGCGGCTCAACCCCCCCATCTCCGCCCTTCCCCGGCTCTGCTCATTCCGCAGGTGCGCCCCTTTCCCTATCACCCCTCGTCGCGTCTGCCCGGGGGGCATCACCTCCCGTCCAGccctgcccgccctgcccgcGGTTCCGGGCTGCTTCCCCGGGGGATCTGGGGAGCACAACAGCCCGGAATCCAGGGCTGAATAGGAGCCGTTCCCCTTCTCCCTTTGAAGGGAAGAACCTTGGGTCAAAaatcataaaaacaaaaaatttaagaaaactttaatcaactttctttttccctgcttcAATGAATCTCCCTGGCTCGTTCCCCAAATCCTCCCGTGCAGAGTCTCACGGGCTCCACGCCTGTCTGTCTGGGCAGCCTCTCCCGTCTCCAGCTCATCGCTGCCTCTGCACTCACCCGTCCATGCGAATTTCCCCACAGCCTGCGGcgtttccttccctctttccctccctgccaccaaggccagctcctgctgccactggagTTTGGTTGCACTGCTGGATCAGGGGATGGGGGGAGGTGGCAGCCCCCCCAGAAGCTCTCAAAAGGTGCATGAAGAGCGcgacagccccagcagcccagagcaggggggcTATCGAGGGGGAATCCCAGGGCCTGGGGTGATGGGCAACAGGAGGATCCTATGCTCACAGCAAACTTCTCCAGAGAACCAGGtggaattctccagccccaaAATCCAGCCTCAATGACTTGGTGCATGGTGCAGCTGTTCCAGAGTCAGGGGCAGGATCTGTTTCCTGCTCCCTTTGCCACTCTTCTCTCCAGAGCCCGAGCACAGCATCCTCTGAATCCCTTCTCCTGGGGATCCTGCCAGGTGTCTTGGGACAGGCATGGTAGCAAGTgtcacagagaaaggaaaatcctGACCTGACCCCATGACCTGATCCC
It includes:
- the LOC103816486 gene encoding brain-specific homeobox/POU domain protein 3; this translates as MMSMNSKQAFSMHPILHEPKYPHLHTSSEAIRRACLPAPQIQGNIFAGFDETLLRGAEALAAVDIVSQKTHPFKPDATYHTMSSVSCTPTSSSVHLHHPSVLTTHHPHHHHHQPSQGLDGELLDHLNSALPLGGVPGPDVSSTPSHPHSHMSAINHMAHHSQPMNMSHPHGLASHAVISGPETETDPRELESFAERFKQRRIKLGVTQADVGSALANLKIPGVGCLSQSTICRFESLTLSHNNMVALKPILEAWLEEAERAQREKMTKPEIYTGGDKKRKRTSIAAPEKRSLEAYFAVQPRPSSEKIAAIAEKLDLKKNVVRVWFCNQRQKQKRMKFSATY